Part of the Labilibaculum antarcticum genome, ACTTCCCTTACTTTTTATAGAGTACTATTCTTTGGAAGGCAGTCAAACTGAATCGAGAAGACAGCATTTTTTTTAAAATGCTTCAAAAAAGGAAAGGTTTTTATTGTATTTATTTTGGACTGAAGCCATAGCGAAATCAGCTTGTAAAGCAACACGATTGCTTTATTTACAATCTGAAATTATTGCGAACAGACTGTCTGAATCACAGAGAGAATTCATTTGTTACACCTCAAAAATGTGATTTTTAATGGCATAAATTACCAAGCCTGCGGTGTTTTTCGATTGGGTTTTTAGCAGTATGTTTTCGCGGTGTTTGTCAACCGTTCGTTTGCTGATAAAGAGTATTTCGGCTATTTCCTGATTCGATAGTCCCTTGCAAATGTTGTATAGAATCTCGATTTCCCGATGAGTAAGATCTGATTTTGAGAGGTGATTTTTTTTGTGGTTTAAATTGGCAATGATACTCTCTAATATTTCGGGTGAGAAGTAGTTTTTTCCCTCCATAACGGCTTTAATTGCTTGCTGAACATCTTCGAAACTAGAGTTTTTAAGCAAAAAACCTTTGGCTCCTGCATCAATCATTTCCGAATAATAATTTTCGTTGGCATGCATCGAGAGCGCAATTATTTTTGTGTCGGGATATTTTTTAATGACCTCTTTACTTGCCTCTATTCCATTCATTACAGGCATTTCAATATCCATAAGAATTAGGTCGGCCTGCCAGTTCAACAGCAAATCCAATAATTCCTGTCCGTTGCTGGCTTCCTTTATTTCAGGTTTGCTATTTTGATTGTTGAGTAGAAAGAATAAACCTTCCCGAAACAAATCGTGATCGTCAACCAGTGCCAATTTTAAAGATTCATTCATGATATTGGTATTTCAACTTTAAGGTAAAAGCCTTCATTTTTGCGGGTGTTTATTTCAATGCTTCCGTCCAAAGATTTTACCCGTGTGTGGATGTTCGACAAGCCCATTCCTTTTACCGATTTCATGTTTGGTGAAAAGCCGATTCCATTATCACTATACATCAATTCTAATTTGTGATGATAGGTAAGGAGTGAAAGGTCGATTTTAGAGGCTGAAGCATGTTTTAGCGTGTTGTTGAATAATTCTCCGATGATCCGATATAGAATCAACTCTAGATTGTAGTCGAAACGTTTTTCGGACAATTGAATATTCAATTGAATCTGGTATTGATTTGTTAGCTGAATTCCCCCGATAAATGTTTTAATGGCTTTTTCTAAACCGTATCGCTCCAAAATATGCGGACTTAATTGGTTGGATATCTCCTTAAGGGTGATGATGGCTTCGTTAATGGCCTGATCTGTTTTTTGAATGATTTGCAGGTTATTCGCATTTTCAACAGACTTATTTAGAGCGGAGTTTGTCATTTTAATGGTAGAGAGGATAGGCCCCAATCCGTCGTGCAATTCCTTGGCAAAGCGATGGCGTTCCTGTTCTTCGGTCTTGATTACTGCACTCAGCACTTTGGCTTCATTTTCTTTTCTCTCTTTATCGACCTTATCCTGCAGCTGAAAAATACGGCGAATGTAAAAGGCACCAAAAAACATGAGCAATGAAATTACCACAGCCATCCAGCTGGTGATGACGGTTTCCGCTTTGCTTTGGTCTGCATTAAATACGCTAAAAAGTTCGGTAAATCGGCGCAAAGCCATTAGTAAGAAACCGATGGAAACCATGATCCATGAGCTGTTGAAGCGTGTTTTTGGAATCAGGCTAATGGTAATAAAAAAAGCTCCGAATTGTAATAA contains:
- a CDS encoding sensor histidine kinase, which gives rise to MLLQIALIVSVLLQFGAFFITISLIPKTRFNSSWIMVSIGFLLMALRRFTELFSVFNADQSKAETVITSWMAVVISLLMFFGAFYIRRIFQLQDKVDKERKENEAKVLSAVIKTEEQERHRFAKELHDGLGPILSTIKMTNSALNKSVENANNLQIIQKTDQAINEAIITLKEISNQLSPHILERYGLEKAIKTFIGGIQLTNQYQIQLNIQLSEKRFDYNLELILYRIIGELFNNTLKHASASKIDLSLLTYHHKLELMYSDNGIGFSPNMKSVKGMGLSNIHTRVKSLDGSIEINTRKNEGFYLKVEIPIS
- a CDS encoding response regulator transcription factor encodes the protein MNESLKLALVDDHDLFREGLFFLLNNQNSKPEIKEASNGQELLDLLLNWQADLILMDIEMPVMNGIEASKEVIKKYPDTKIIALSMHANENYYSEMIDAGAKGFLLKNSSFEDVQQAIKAVMEGKNYFSPEILESIIANLNHKKNHLSKSDLTHREIEILYNICKGLSNQEIAEILFISKRTVDKHRENILLKTQSKNTAGLVIYAIKNHIFEV